DNA sequence from the Coffea arabica cultivar ET-39 chromosome 11c, Coffea Arabica ET-39 HiFi, whole genome shotgun sequence genome:
TCAAATAAACTTaactttaaatcatcatttgaTTTTACTCTCTCCAATCAGATGCTTCCGATGACATACCACCCACTTTTAACATCCGGTACGACCCATTTAGTATTTTGATGAAGTGACCGTACATTTTGATAGTACAGTTTACAATTTCGAAAATACAAGCAGGATTCATTATTGTGTTCCGTAAATATAACCATTCCATCAGCTATACAATCAGACTTAGATACTTGTTTGGACATTGTAACATTTGAAGAGACCTTAAATCATTGACATTGAAGCCATGTTGCTTTGCTGCTGCACACATTCATTCAACGTTAATGTCCAAAATCTTGCCATGACTACTAGCCTTTGGTATGGTAATGTACAGAACACCATCCCTAACCTCAGCCTTAATCTTCTCAAATTGCGCATTCTCTGGCAGAGCAATTCTACTATTGTACCTCCCATAGCTCTTAGCAGACCactcatttttctcttcctcttctccaTCCTCGTTCTTCTTCTTTGGCACCTTCTCGGCTTTCACTACCAACGTTTTCTCCTCAACCCACACCTTCACATCTTCTTTAGTCATGCCAGGCATGTCGAACCTCATTTTGTACTCCCCCTCGCTTTCCTTTATCTCCCATGGCGTCCTACCCCTGCTGTACCCCCCAGTGTCTGGGGCCAAAGGCGATGGCCATCCTCCACTGTAGGCAAAAGGGTCTTCCATTAGTCTCTCCATCGTCTCCATCATTTGCTGCACGGTTCTTGCTGTTGGAAACCTGTCCAACACCCCTGCATATTCACAATTAAAATCATTCAGACTAATAGccttatttaaaaactaaaaataaaaataactgcACGAATATTACATTTCAAGAAACGACGATTCAGCCCCTCTACATTTCTGCTACAGAAATTCGGAAAAAATTAGTCTTTCATAGGCCAACAACTAAACTAAGCCATGAATATGCCAATTGGGCATTTGGCTTTACCTATTGGTGCAACAGGGGCTGATTTATTTCTGGGCTGGGGAGTTTGCTGCTTGTTAGCCCTTTGCAAATGGTCAAGATTGTCTCTGGCGTCACCTGTCATAGCTCTGATGCCTTTACAGATATTTCTACCTGAAACTGGGCTCAACAAGTGGCGGGAAGATCTACCATAAGAGCGATTTGAAGTTGTCGAACATCTTTGGGGAGTCACGTGAAGTTGAGAGATTGGAAGATTTGATAAACAGTAAGACATTTTGGTGGAACTTGACTAAGAAGATCCTTGAGATTTTGCAGAATGGCCTTCACAGAAAACACTGAGAATGTAGGAAGATGTTAGATATATAAAGGGGAGGGTGGACAATTCTGGAAGGTGCGAAGTTGCTGAAGCAGTCCAAGTTTCTGGAGTTGTCCAGAGGGTTCCCGGGGGGGCGGAAAGAGTCCAGAAGTAATTTCAAACTGATTGTCCTATTTGATGTTGTTTCTCAATAAAATGAGGAAAATGTTATTttacacctttttttttatttacaatCCCCACCATTTATTTGAtcatataatttaataaataaaaattatataattaaaatGATAGTGAAAGTGcgataaaaaaaatgagaacaCAAATAACATTTAGGGGAGCTCTAGTTTTCTAAAATGAGTAGTCTATGTTGACATACAAGAAGGGTGCTCGAGCTCGAGCGAGTAGTATTATtagagctcgagttcgagttcaatgCTTGCTCACAGAACTCGAAATCGACTCTCATGGACTCGAGTCAATGCGAGCTATATTGAACTCAATCAAGTTCGAGttagaaaatttcattttcttgacaaTTTTTAAGCGAAAAAACATTATTGtcctttaaaaatttttatatgactTGAAACATTTCGTAAATTTAACAACTATTTTGGATATAAgagtaattttataataataatatatattaaaaaattaaaattaaaaagctCTATAAGGCTCGACGAGCTTTCGAGCATTGCTTCTGGATACTTGATCTCGACTTGCTTGCATTATTGAGGCACTCGAACTTGGTCAACCCGAGTTCGAGTCTAGTTTTTGATTGAGTTGTTCACGAGCTACTCGCATGCAGTTCAATTCGATTACAACTCTAGTTTATCCTTGATGAGTTATTTGGTGAGTCATGACTAAGAGTttcctacccaaaaaaaaaaagaatgaccAAACAAATAATAATCACTTTTACCAGGAAGATGCAttttagagtaaaaaaaaatcaaaaaaagaaCGAGCACACAACAAACAAATAATAGTCCCTTTTACCAATATGTTGCATTTTTGAGGCTTGGATGGACTATTTTTGCTTCCTTTAATTTTGGAAAAGGCCAACAAGAAAACCCGTAGTTAAGATCAAAATTCTGCAGTTGAATGATTAATTGTTTCCTAATTGAAGATTTTCTACCCTAAAGTCGTTAATAATTTTTGCAAGAGATATAAGCTGCACTTCTTAGTTCTTGccccaaaaaaccaaaaaagcaAAACTTTACACTTTATATATAACATTTGAAGCACCTAAACTAGTTGTTTTAATATTCTTTTAGCTCCCCAATCCTGTATCAGTAGTGGACATGAGCTGGGCTGATTGAAACTTGAAAGAACCAAACCCATGATTGTTTTAGTTGATGAAAACTGCCAGGTTAACTGCTTTTTATTTGAAGCCGACATAGCACAATGGAATTTTGTTTGAGAAGTCTATCAAGAATCAAAGAGATTACAAACGTCATAAACTCGAAATAAACCTTCGTCATCATGATCACACATGCTTGCTCAATCgacttatttttattattattttttttactagtATTTATTTGAGATGTTTCATCCATAAAGATCAAAGTAGGAAGTAAGCATGCAGACCCATTCTAGTAGTTAATTACGATCCTGATTCTGCTAGGCTTGTGGTAACTTGATATACCTTGTTGGTTCTTTCTGTTTTATTGCAATGATTGTTTCTTCCCACTCGTTTAATTTACTCAGTGGATACTAACGGAATCCATTCCTTCTTGTCTTGCATCGAAGTGTACTGTTTCTTAAGAAAAACAGAGGCCTGCTAGGTACGGCTCGGAAAACTTGCGATGTACAAGGTATAATTCACAAGAAGACGATGTTTTGGTCCGGAGGAAACCCATTTGAGttcttgctctcttttttttttttttacactgtTTTTGATTCAGAGGAAATTTTCTCCTAAAGAGCTGAAAACATCCCATGGAAGTGGGCTATCAATCCAATTCTGAAAAGGGTCTTCCAGCTGAATATCATTCGTTCCAACAATGTAAGAAATAGCATCCAGGGGCTCTGAATTCTGGATTTCAATTGACCCCGTTTCTGGAAATTCTCTCGTCTCATTGAACATGCTAGCCAGATTAGGCTTTTCCTCGTCTAAACTAGAACTGGAGGTTCCTGTGCTCCGTTGCTCGTGCAAATTTGTGTTGAGattcttcttattttgttgCGTTTGGAAGTCCTCAGACTGCAAAGTCTCTTGCAATTCCAGCATCAAGACCTCTTGTTCTCCCAAGGAGCTATTATCGAGAAATTCTTCACTTTTGGAGACACAATTCTCAGGTTGATCGATAGGCTTGTGGGTCAGAGGGTCCAAGCCAAGGAACTTCAACTTCTTCTTGATCTTGGTGTTCCAGTGGTTCTTGATTTCATTGTCCGTGCGTCCAGGAAAATGTGCAGCTATTTTGGACCACCTGCAAGACGATTTTGGTCATTAGAAAATGCAATAAAGAGttataaaaatcaagaaagttcCCAAAGGTCGCAAAATTAAACGTTGGAAAAAGCAGCTAATCAACCAATTACCTGTTGCCTAGCCGAGAATGAAGTTCAATGATCATGTCTTCCTCTGCTTCAGTCCAAGCTCCTCTCTTGAGATCAGGCCTAAGGTAATTAATCCACCTCAGTCTACAGCTCTTCCCACACCTCATCAAACCTTCATTATTAATAACCACGAACGACACAAAAACTCAAGCTTGTTAGACATGAGCTTAATTTCGCTGATGATCAAGTAAACGGTAAACAAGCGAAGCGGCAAAGACCCGATCGGTCAGGAGACTGTACCTGCCAGTTTTGGGACAAGCCTCCAACATTGTATGCCATTGTTGAGGATGAAATTCATGAGCTTGTTGTCTTCCTCAATGGTCCAGGGCCCTCTCTTAAGCCCTACCTTATCACAACAAGGCTGCCTTCCCATTCTCGACCGCACGAACAACCACCACAGAGGAGAACTAATCAAGAACCCGGCCGGGGTACGCGTAAAGTGTAGGAGCTGCTGCCAGAAAAGGTGCTTATAAGGCGAAGCAAAGATTCTTCCAGCTAAGGCACCGAAGAAAGGTTGTATAGTTTATGAGCTGCTCGCTGATCATAATTGAGAGAACCAACAAATCAATCTCCGTACCTAATAAATTACTGCTTTCTTctctgctgcaatttttttttcttttttcccaatGACCACCATTGTTCGCACTATGCAAATGATTGCCAACCCGACTGCAAGAAAATACAGAAACAGACGTGAGTCCTTGTCGTTGACATGGTTTTTAtttatatacatgtatgtatgtatgccACGATGGTCTCTCTCTGGGTATTGAATTTCAACAAAGTAAAGCAATACAAAGATTGGTTGGTCCAGTTTCGGCTGGCCAGTTTCATTCATGGGGGGCATGCAACTCTAAAAACTCTTCGCCTGCAACTTGCTTTCCTTTGTAATTTTTTGCTAGtattaaatttctatttttaacatttttttttcacccATATATAATAAGGCCAAGGAACTGCCCATCTCTGCAACTTCTCTTTGCTGTTTGATtgatctgaaatctgaatatcCTAATCCGCATTGCTTTACTCAGAAGACAAATATATATTATACCAGCAGCACAAGCCAATTTATATATTCTTAAATATCATCATTATGCTTTCGGGCATCTTCTTAGTTCTGTCTACCATATTCATTGTATTTTTTGTTGACTGACTTTAGCGCATTACACCTAATTATGCCCAAAATCTCGTGTCTTTATACAGgacgtattattattattattttgtggTACATAAAGCTGAGTAGTTCAATTTAAataagaaaaccaaaaaaaaaaaaaaaagaatacaatTCAACGGCGAAGgacttggtttttctttttctttttgttgttgttgttgttttgcCCAAGCTCTTTATTGCTTTCCCTTTTCATTTGCTTACagctttgaaaaagaaaaggggatatGAGTTTCCAACTATGAACGAAAATATAGAATCCAACATGCTGAAACCATCAATTTCTGTGTCCTGGTTGCTCCAAATACTCCTGCAAATACTACTGATGTATCtctgggaagaaaaaaaatcatggcatGGTTTTGTCTGGAGAACCTGTGTGATAGGAAAAAGAAGGATTTGGGCCTAAAACCTTATAGCAGTTGACGCCTCGGGCTGACCGGGAAGCTGCAACCCGTCTCATCCATCATTAACATAGGCCTATTTCCTTCAGTCCAATTCCAATTTTCTCAATGGATCGGCACTGACATAAAAAGCTTGGCAACAGTCAAccccatttttatttatttaaacatGCTTGCTTGGAAAAGGAACCAAATCCCAGCAGCACTGCAACATACAACGGTGTTAGTCTTCTCTTTCGGATCCAGGGCccttctttatatatatatatatatatatatatagatacttCTGTCCAATTCTGTGTAATTATGTAAATTAATATAATTTTGATGCAAATTTATATACATTTCAAGTAGTAATCGTGAATTTTGTATCAATTTAGTCTACACTAAAATTGTGTATCACACTGAATGTCATATGTCATACACAAGCGGACAATGGAGAGGACGCGTACCACCAACAGCAGCAGAGTTCCTCATTGTCAGGAATAGGGATCATGGCCACAGGCCAAGCTGGTCATCTCATCTTGAAGCTAGTTGAGAACATACAAGTGACGCGATGGTGGAAAACAAAATCCTAATTGAGTTCCAGAGGAGTTAACCGCCACATTAATTGTGGTGTGGGAGGTCAAAGGTTTAAGTCTTGGCTCCTATCAATATTCCTATTTGTACGAGGTTTGTTCTAAATTCATACGGGTGCGTGATACATCCGTTTAATCTGATAGTGATACATCCGTTTAATCTGATAGTGATTCAGTTTTCATCGGATTTCCTCGAGCCACCCCCAGTTTTCACAGTGCTccttttgttttgaaaatagAAATAGGTAGCATTATTATGTTTCTCACAGCAGACATGCCATGCCATGCCATGCCGCTAATTAGACCTTTGTCCATGTTCCACcgttttggggaaaaaaaaaaagagagagagaagaggaggGAACTGGAAAGGGCGCCCTAGCTCCctctctttttaatttttatgacccttcattttcttcttttagttTTGGGTTGTAATTAACGATTTTCCTAAAATTGCAGACGCCTAGATTGAATGCATCCTGGTGTGCGTATATGCATATACGGCGTGGCGGCTGCACAAGGCAATTACTTGAGCATGCACCTGTGTGTGTTGCTGAGTTGGGATGGAAGTCGGCACCGATATCGTCAGCTATGCGTCTTTGTAGTTGTACTCGTGCTTGTCTCAACTGTTTCACTTTTATTATGCACAACAAACAaccaacatctctatctctgGAGAAAGATGAAGATCAAACGCCCCCGTGATAAGTTGGAACTCGCTCAATAAAACTCTTAAAgcttctctcctttttctcaCATCTCATGAATTCCATGGCTTTAGCTCTCTCCCTGAATTTGTATTTTCTCCACAGGTTTCACAGAGGTTACCACGCACGTTAGAGAGTATacagaagcaaaataaaatggACGATTTCACGCTCCAAATCATCTGCATATCATCTCTATTATCTTTTGCCACCTTTTGCTTCTGCTACTTGTATGATTACCAGATCCTTCATCCGCGGACTCGATCGCAGTCTGTCACCCTCCCGCCTTCACCCTCAAAACTCCCCTTCATCGGTCACCTACACCTCCTAACGGCCATGCCCCACGTTAAATTCGCTCAACTCGCTCATAAACTCGGTCCCATCATCTACCTCCAGCTCGGCCAGGTGCCCACCGTGGTCATCTCCTCTCCTGAACTCGCTGAACATATTCTCAAAACTCATGATCACCTCATGGCCAACCGCCCTCAGCTCATTGCCGCTCAGTACCTCTCTTTCGGATGCTCCGACGTTACTTTCTCTCCGTACGGCCCCTACTGGCGGCAGGCGAGGAAAGTCTGCGTCACTGAGCTTTTGAGTTCAAAGCGAGTCAACTCGTTCCGACTCATCAGAGACGAGGAAGTCAACCGCATGTTGCGCGCCGTGGCCGCCCACTCCAACTCGGAGCTCGACGTGAGCGAGTCGTTCTTCAGACTCGCAAACCACATCCTCTGCCGCGTTGCATTCGGGAAGAGGTTCATGGATGAGAATCATGAGACGAGCagcggaggaggaggaggaaagaagaaggaattggCGGGAGTGTTGACCGAAACTCAAGCTCTGCTGGCTGGGTTTTGCGTTGGAGACTTTTTCCCGCGTTGGAGGTGGGTTAACTCGGTGAGCGGGATGAAGAGAAGGTTGACCAAGAATCTGAAAGATTTGAGAATGGTTTGTGATGAAATAATCAACGAGCACTTGAGTGAAAAAAGAGGGCGGAGCGGTGACGTTTTGGAGAAAGAAGACTTTGTGGATGTTTTGCTGAGGGTCCAAAAACAAGAGGATGATCTTGAAGTTCCTATCACCGATGATAATCTAAAAGCTCTTGTTCTGGTACGCACTAGCGGCACTACGCACCGCACCTCATCTACTGTTTCTTTTATTAATTAACAATGGGCAGATTGATTAAGATTCGTGCTGCTGATTTGCTAAGTAGTACTCCTACTACTACTAGTTACagcatatacatatacatatttatatatatatatatatatatgttacgACAAGACATAGAGAATACATGCAGAAGAATTCTTGATCATGATGACTTAATGTTATTCGAAACTTAAATATAAAGTAGATGAAATGCCAAATAAATTATCGCTAGTATTTATTTCGCGAGAAGAGAATTGGCCGGGTTGAATGGTAAGAAGAGAAAGATCGTAAACGGAAAGTGTTGATATGCTAATCAATTGTAATGGCTACAACTGATCAGTAGATATGCTAACGGATATATACAtctatatatgtgtatatataacACATTTACAGGACATGTTCGTAGCGGGAACGGACACAACATCCGCAACTCTGGAGTGGACAATGACAGAGCTGGCGAGGCATCCAAGAGTAATGGCAAGAGCACAAGATGAAGTAAGGCAAATCGCAGCAAGCAAAGGAAGGGTGCAGGAATCTGATCTTCCGCATCTTCACTACTTGAGGGCCGtgatcaaagaaacgatgcgaCTGCATCCCCCAGTCCCTCTTCTTGTTCCCCGAGAGTCTATGGCCAAATGCACCATTGACAACAAGTATGAAATACCAGCACGCACTCGGGTTTTGATCAACACGTATGCAATTGGAAGGGATGCCGAGTCATGGGAGAATCCTCTGGAATATAACCCTGAAAGGTTTGTGGGGAAAGATATTATTGATTTTAAGGGTCAAGATTTCAGGTTTTTGCCGTTCGGTGGGGGAAGAAGAGGTTGCCCGGGTTTCTCCTTTGGGTTAGCAAGTGTTGAGATTTCGCTAGCCCGTTTGTTGTATCATTTTGACTGGGCGCTGCCTCAAGGGGTTGGAGCTGACGATGTTGATCTTACAGAAATTTTCGGGCTTGCAACTAGGAAACGATCAGCTCTGAAATTAGTTCCTCTCATCAAGAATTTGCCCGTATAAGCTAATGCACTCGAAAATCTTGTAGTTTCTCCACTTCGTCAACTACcccttgcttttacttttatttgtcTTCCTGAGTAAAGGAGTAATTCTGGTAGTTGttgataatattttttttttgggttactCTATAGAGCAAAAAACCAAAATGgaaagaataaataaatgagAGTTATGTACGAATCCTCAAGGAAGGTGTACTTCACCGTGAGGTtgagcaaaaaagaaaagatggtcTTGAATCATAACATTGACGAAACAGAAAATTGGTGCTTCTCTCCTGATGAAAAACCTGTTGCCTTAGCTACGTGCGCAACAGAAGACTCGAGTATTTGGCGAGTCTCAGAGCTGGAATTGTTTGATTATAGTGTATAGCACATCCCAGAATACAAACTAACAATCCACTGCAGGGAACTCCAAAAGCTTTTGTCAAATGAGGATATCTACAAACAAAACTCTTAGCGTTTCCTGGAATTTGAAATTATATCCTATCTTTCACCCCTTTTAACGTGACAAATGAAAGTTCACCAGCTATTTCAACATGTCCAAAGTTTCCTTTGCTCCAGAATTCTTCCTATAGCAGATCACCTTTCAGCTTTTCACCCTGGGGAATCCGTTAACATGTTTTAAGGTCACATTAACATGCAGAACAGAGGATAAAACTCACATCATACAAAGCTAAGGTTCAAGCATAGACTCACTTGGattttttgtttgcttgttcCTTGGAATCTTCCTTCGATGACTCGGAGactgcatttaatgaagtgagcTTTCCAAAAGACTCCTTAGCATCCCCAAAGAAATCCTTAACTTTGTCCAGAACTGTTTTGAGCTCTTCTTGCCTTGGAAGCTGGAGAAAGCAAGTATTTTTGGAGCGGTAAGCAACAAAATATGTTCCACAAATAACAGATACTGCAGCTTTTACACATAATAATCCAGAGTGTATTATTTGACCTCAAATATGCATGCAGGAGTTAAGAGACCACATCGTAGATGGCAGTTAAATGCATAATATTGCCACAGAACAATGTCAGTCTAGAATTCTATCTAGATCCTCCTTATGTCAACCGTTTCAGAGATAAATGGAAGGTTCTTGCACACTATAATTAACTATAACATGCTGGATGCCTGAAATTCTGCAATTACTGTGAAGTTGTCATACTGGATGCAGAGTTTTCCTTGTCTGAGTGCCTCCTCCTCTAGAACTTATGGCTGTTTTTTTCATGCTACTACCAAATTCTTTCATACTATGTGTGGAATACGACATGGAAAACTGTATTCCATGATTTGAAAGATAGGACCGATGGGTAAAATGAATGCTAACTCACAAGTGGCAGTGTTACACCAATTTAATCACTAGATTATTAGCTGATTGTTAAAAAATCGTCTACCCAGTAAATTCAAAACAGCCAATTTTGCTTTTAGATTTGGTCAAACTTCCAGAGCAGTCATTGTATTGATGTCAGAAACTAATTATTTCTTCAAAGGAGCTAGCAATAAGATGGTTGTGTTTTTACCAGATATGGTTTTATACAAGTACCTGTAAGAAACTGAATTTCTACCTCTGTAGGCTATTATGATAAACAATGATAACTAGTGAAATGTGAAGTTCCCCGGTAACATTACCAGTAGATATTCCACAATAACAAGTTTATACCACTTCTTGCTTAACAGCTATGGAAAGAAGTAATATTGCCCGACAAATAATAAGGACAAAAGATTACCTCAATAACATCATTGCTAGAAAGTGCAGCTCTCAAATTGTTATTCTCCTACATGTTAACATAGAAAGATTACTCTTTCAATAATCCATATACGGCATACACAAATTCGACAGCAACAACCAACATTTATTACAACACAGTACAAACAAGGAAAAGAGACTTGGACCATTACCACAAGTTTGTAACCATATCGAAATTCTGTAGATGACCGCAACACCCGATGTTGTTTCATTGCCATCTTCTGAATTTCCTTTTCATCCTGCATTATTCAATTACAGAGATTTGCATCAGTGACATATTATCCCAGCTGACTTTTGCACATGAAAGGAAAGCAAAAGGGCAGTGATGCTAGAGCAGTGATATACCCACACCACTCACCTATAAACGTTTAGAAACATTTAGGACGCAGGATTTGAagttaaatttaaattgaaaactAAGAACATTAAATACATAGTCTTCCATTAGTATGCGGCAGACAATACAGTAATGATTTATGTAAGCTGAAGTTGGGGTATAAAGACACTAGTAATTCACTAATTCATGTTGAAGAAAATCTTCATTAGTTGTGCCCTCAAATTAAGAGGACAGCTGAAGTTTTTGCAAATATCGACAACTAATCAACAAGGAATGCACAttatgagcaagaaaggaagctaCAGCCATAAGCACAGTATAACAAAACTAAGAACCATCAACATTTTGTAGGGATGCACTACTCACTCTGTAAATAACTGCAGCAAGATTCCTATCTAGAGTATCTTTATAAATGTATTTTCCCAGGAAATTGTCTTTTGCAGCAACCATGATTTTTGCAGTGGTGCCACCTGTTACAAGATTAATAGGATACCAAAGATAAACCTGCTCAAGTATAAGAC
Encoded proteins:
- the LOC140016937 gene encoding small heat shock protein, chloroplastic-like; translated protein: MSYCLSNLPISQLHVTPQRCSTTSNRSYGRSSRHLLSPVSGRNICKGIRAMTGDARDNLDHLQRANKQQTPQPRNKSAPVAPIGVLDRFPTARTVQQMMETMERLMEDPFAYSGGWPSPLAPDTGGYSRGRTPWEIKESEGEYKMRFDMPGMTKEDVKVWVEEKTLVVKAEKVPKKKNEDGEEEEKNEWSAKSYGRYNSRIALPENAQFEKIKAEVRDGVLYITIPKASSHGKILDINVE
- the LOC140016957 gene encoding transcription factor MYB20-like produces the protein MGRQPCCDKVGLKRGPWTIEEDNKLMNFILNNGIQCWRLVPKLAGLMRCGKSCRLRWINYLRPDLKRGAWTEAEEDMIIELHSRLGNRWSKIAAHFPGRTDNEIKNHWNTKIKKKLKFLGLDPLTHKPIDQPENCVSKSEEFLDNSSLGEQEVLMLELQETLQSEDFQTQQNKKNLNTNLHEQRSTGTSSSSLDEEKPNLASMFNETREFPETGSIEIQNSEPLDAISYIVGTNDIQLEDPFQNWIDSPLPWDVFSSLGENFL
- the LOC140016729 gene encoding protein HHL1, chloroplastic-like, producing MEATMSLNPLIRLPISSSRNVEDSLVRHSLVSTRRPHKGQREKHLRLLIVEAKGKKGMAARQYQRTPPPPLPKIEDDGNPRFVIFIRMANVYLWYPINLVTGGTTAKIMVAAKDNFLGKYIYKDTLDRNLAAVIYRDEKEIQKMAMKQHRVLRSSTEFRYGYKLVENNNLRAALSSNDVIELPRQEELKTVLDKVKDFFGDAKESFGKLTSLNAVSESSKEDSKEQANKKSKVKS
- the LOC140016728 gene encoding tryptamine 5-hydroxylase-like, whose protein sequence is MDDFTLQIICISSLLSFATFCFCYLYDYQILHPRTRSQSVTLPPSPSKLPFIGHLHLLTAMPHVKFAQLAHKLGPIIYLQLGQVPTVVISSPELAEHILKTHDHLMANRPQLIAAQYLSFGCSDVTFSPYGPYWRQARKVCVTELLSSKRVNSFRLIRDEEVNRMLRAVAAHSNSELDVSESFFRLANHILCRVAFGKRFMDENHETSSGGGGGKKKELAGVLTETQALLAGFCVGDFFPRWRWVNSVSGMKRRLTKNLKDLRMVCDEIINEHLSEKRGRSGDVLEKEDFVDVLLRVQKQEDDLEVPITDDNLKALVLDMFVAGTDTTSATLEWTMTELARHPRVMARAQDEVRQIAASKGRVQESDLPHLHYLRAVIKETMRLHPPVPLLVPRESMAKCTIDNKYEIPARTRVLINTYAIGRDAESWENPLEYNPERFVGKDIIDFKGQDFRFLPFGGGRRGCPGFSFGLASVEISLARLLYHFDWALPQGVGADDVDLTEIFGLATRKRSALKLVPLIKNLPV